The Phosphitispora fastidiosa genomic interval GGGGGCAGATTTGATATCGGTGGTTAAGTCACTGCAGCCAGCCATCCCAATTGTGCTGCACCATCATGAGTGGTACAATGGTTCGGGTTATCCCGATGGCCTGATGGGAGAAGAAATTCCTCTGGGAGCAAGAATTTTTGCAGTTGCAGATGCCTTTGATGCCATGACCAGCGTCAGGCCTTACAGAAGCGCTATGGACGTTGAAAGCGCTATCAAGGAGTTGAAGGCAGGCAGCGGAACTCAATTCTGCCCGGCGTGTTTAAAGGCGTTTTTGAATTTGGAACATAAGAACCTGATTAACATATATGCTGAATGCAAGAAGGAAGCTGAACCTATACAGCTTTACGGTGTCCAAAACTATATTGACCTTTAGCCCGCTGCCGGGCTTTTTTTATTACACCGATATGGGTATGCTATAATTAGGTGATAGTATTTAAAATTTTTTTACCGGACAGTGTAAAAAAGGAGTTATGTTGTGACAACTGTGTTACTCTTTCTAACCGGGCTGCTTGCCGGAGGCTTCGGCGCCCTCCTGGGACTTGGGGGAGGTGTCATCGTTATCCCTGTCCTGACTATTCTGTTTGGGCTGCCAATCCATACTGCCATTGGAGTCAGCCTTGTCGGGGTTATAGCTACCTCTACCGGAGCTGCAATAGTCTATGTCCGTGAAGGGAAAGCCAATATTAAGCTGGGGATGACCCTGGAAC includes:
- a CDS encoding HD-GYP domain-containing protein; translation: MNKPVQINKNIRHGFNLWSGSAGTALEGLNVLLNRRDTGTGGHSLRVLRYTEAIAEELGIQGPELEALRIGALLHDIGKIAIPDSILLKPGSLNRGEWVIMKTHPRLGADLISVVKSLQPAIPIVLHHHEWYNGSGYPDGLMGEEIPLGARIFAVADAFDAMTSVRPYRSAMDVESAIKELKAGSGTQFCPACLKAFLNLEHKNLINIYAECKKEAEPIQLYGVQNYIDL